Proteins found in one Bacteroidales bacterium genomic segment:
- a CDS encoding dihydroorotase gives MNVHYHIFNGRIVNEQEMFKGGIIIRNGRIDRIYRGKRSSEEPDCIPLDARNKWILPGVIDDHVHFREPGLTHKGDLSTESCAAVAGGVTSFMDMPNTVPPALSQAQLELKYQLAEQKSLANYSFYMGASNSNLDEVLKTDPARVCGIKAFMGSSTGNMLLNDTGVLRTIFAQSPLPVAVHCEDESTVRKNSDEFRLKYGDDPPVSVHPRIRSEEACLLSSSFAVQLAKEYNTRLHILHLSTASETDLLDGSLPPEKKRVTGEVCVHHLWFTADDYPRLGNRIKCNPAIKTANDRAALFEALLQDKIDVIATDHAPHTLEEKNSGYFNAPSGIPMVQHSLVAMLEFFHQGKITLEKIVRKMCHNPAILYQIEDRGFLREGYWADVVLVDPDDPWTVEPSGLLYKCGWSPFDGQTFRSRVTHTFVNGHLVYDSGKVDGSSRGKRLIFNR, from the coding sequence ATGAATGTGCACTATCATATATTTAACGGTCGGATCGTCAATGAACAGGAGATGTTCAAAGGAGGGATCATTATCAGGAATGGCCGGATCGACAGGATTTATCGCGGTAAACGGTCGTCGGAAGAACCGGACTGCATACCGCTCGATGCACGGAATAAGTGGATCTTGCCGGGAGTCATCGACGATCACGTCCATTTCAGAGAGCCCGGCCTGACACATAAAGGCGACCTATCGACCGAAAGCTGTGCAGCCGTGGCAGGCGGGGTAACCTCATTCATGGATATGCCTAACACGGTTCCCCCGGCACTCTCTCAGGCACAACTCGAGCTGAAGTATCAGCTGGCTGAGCAGAAATCCCTGGCGAATTATTCATTCTATATGGGCGCATCCAACTCCAACCTGGATGAGGTCCTGAAAACAGATCCCGCCAGGGTCTGCGGAATCAAAGCCTTTATGGGCTCATCAACAGGGAATATGCTCCTGAATGACACCGGGGTGCTCCGGACCATTTTTGCACAGTCACCGCTACCTGTTGCGGTACATTGCGAGGACGAATCCACGGTCAGGAAAAACTCGGATGAATTCAGGCTAAAGTACGGCGATGATCCCCCTGTCTCGGTCCATCCCCGCATCAGGAGCGAAGAAGCGTGTTTGCTGTCAAGTTCCTTTGCCGTACAGCTGGCCAAAGAATACAACACCAGGCTGCATATCCTTCACCTTTCAACAGCCAGCGAAACGGATCTTCTGGATGGATCATTGCCACCGGAGAAAAAACGCGTAACGGGTGAAGTTTGTGTCCATCACCTATGGTTCACGGCGGATGATTACCCCCGCCTTGGTAACCGGATCAAGTGCAATCCGGCGATAAAAACGGCAAACGACCGGGCTGCCCTGTTTGAAGCACTTCTGCAGGACAAAATAGATGTGATCGCCACGGATCATGCCCCGCATACCCTGGAGGAAAAAAACAGCGGGTATTTCAACGCTCCTTCCGGAATCCCAATGGTTCAGCATTCCCTCGTAGCCATGCTTGAGTTCTTTCACCAGGGTAAGATCACCCTGGAGAAGATTGTCAGGAAAATGTGTCATAATCCGGCCATTCTGTACCAGATCGAAGACCGTGGTTTTCTTCGCGAGGGCTACTGGGCGGATGTGGTCCTGGTCGACCCGGATGATCCCTGGACAGTGGAACCCTCCGGATTACTATATAAATGCGGCTGGTCACCTTTTGACGGGCAGACATTTCGCTCCAGAGTCACCCACACGTTTGTGAATGGTCACCTGGTGTATGACTCAGGAAAAGTGGATGGATCATCGAGGGGAAAACGGCTTATTTTCAACCGCTAA
- a CDS encoding polyprenol monophosphomannose synthase yields the protein MSDSIVIIPTYNEIENIERIIRKVFSLAKPFDILIIEDNSPDGTADVVKKLMPGFKDRLFIEERKGKLGLGTAYLHGFKWALRNGYQYIFEMDADFSHNPDDLLRLYDACTAGGADLAIGSRYINGVNVVNWPMGRVLMSYYASAYVRMITGMKVRDTTAGFKCYKSKVLEAINLDKIQFIGYAFQIEMKYTAWKLGFRVVEVPIIFTDRTQGQSKMSSNIFREAILGVISLRFKNIKKIHCKK from the coding sequence GTGTCAGACAGCATCGTAATCATTCCAACCTACAACGAGATTGAAAACATCGAACGAATCATCCGTAAAGTATTTTCCCTGGCAAAACCGTTTGATATCCTGATCATTGAAGACAATTCCCCGGACGGAACGGCTGATGTGGTGAAGAAACTCATGCCCGGGTTTAAGGACAGGCTATTCATCGAAGAAAGAAAAGGCAAGCTGGGACTGGGCACTGCCTATCTACACGGCTTCAAATGGGCGCTCAGGAACGGCTATCAGTACATATTTGAGATGGATGCCGATTTCAGCCATAATCCTGATGATCTTCTGCGGCTTTATGATGCCTGTACTGCCGGCGGAGCCGACCTGGCCATCGGTTCCCGCTACATCAACGGTGTCAATGTTGTCAACTGGCCCATGGGACGCGTACTGATGTCGTATTACGCTTCCGCATACGTAAGAATGATTACCGGAATGAAGGTCAGGGATACCACTGCTGGTTTCAAATGCTACAAAAGCAAGGTACTTGAAGCCATTAACCTGGATAAGATCCAGTTCATCGGGTATGCTTTTCAGATCGAAATGAAATACACAGCCTGGAAGCTGGGCTTTCGCGTTGTTGAAGTACCCATTATTTTTACGGACCGTACCCAGGGACAATCAAAAATGAGCTCGAACATATTCAGGGAAGCCATTTTAGGCGTTATCAGCCTGCGCTTCAAGAACATTAAAAAGATCCACTGTAAAAAATAA
- a CDS encoding endonuclease codes for MMNKSASKSIVLFLLILLALLFHQGLIAQPTGFYNGSEGKHGDELKTFLHNVMDDHQPYSYFSSKEMMKYSDQDPLDPQHVLLVYTGTSHPGDDYGTGNNQLNREHVWAKSHGSFTDILPMYSDVHNLKPCDASVNNDKGNKDFDEGGIAHLEAIGCYYTNNTWEPRDSEKGDIARIILYMDVRYEGDDGEIDLEAVDAVNTYPAPEHGRLSALLEWNLQDPPDEFEMNRNNVIYAWQKNRNPFIDHPGFAQLIWGGENASPLKISDIQAYPEIPEENREVIISADISGSSQPITATLCWGLSRYELNNTLPMEIIAGHYLGEITGQLENTRIFYRIEASDGTFQTTSVTYVIQVQNKFSGALTSIYAIQGQQNESPFLDQQVTTTGIVTATFGEYYYLQQGSGPWSGIRVWDPSRYQNPGDSIIITGTITEFQGVTEIRDVVSHYPVKCGIKVPDPVTVTCNEIEEALEGMVITVHKAECTDADYFLNDWMWTVHDGTGYLLVYNTAIFEYQPLEGEQYTVTGPVNSSGSSWFIELRSDRDVLHTMDVTPPAVELVEVINASTLRILFSETPEKLSAESESNYAVTNGVSILDANQQTNMKRNVYLNVSNLQTGSYELTVRNIEDLSGNRMETSTHKFSVTSGLEDEEHFTHLSAWPDAAGRKINLEWNENRSAPITYWLTDLSGRVVFSGTKALAPGINVLNDSSSDLQKGCYLFCICLEGKYRTWKMMFF; via the coding sequence ATGATGAATAAATCAGCCAGCAAGAGCATCGTTCTGTTTCTCTTGATCCTGCTGGCATTGCTGTTTCATCAAGGCCTCATCGCTCAACCTACAGGATTTTACAATGGTTCTGAAGGGAAACACGGTGACGAGTTGAAAACCTTCCTTCATAACGTGATGGATGACCATCAGCCGTACTCCTATTTTTCATCCAAGGAAATGATGAAGTACTCCGATCAGGATCCCCTTGATCCCCAGCATGTCCTTCTGGTTTATACAGGTACATCCCATCCCGGCGATGATTATGGAACCGGTAACAACCAGCTCAACCGGGAACATGTGTGGGCCAAATCCCACGGATCCTTCACGGATATCCTTCCCATGTACAGCGATGTGCATAACCTGAAACCCTGCGACGCTTCTGTCAATAATGACAAGGGGAACAAGGACTTTGATGAAGGAGGGATCGCCCACCTGGAAGCCATCGGCTGTTATTATACTAACAATACCTGGGAACCCCGTGACAGTGAAAAGGGGGATATTGCCCGGATCATCCTTTATATGGATGTCCGGTACGAAGGGGATGACGGGGAAATCGACCTGGAGGCGGTAGATGCGGTGAACACTTACCCGGCGCCTGAGCATGGCCGGCTGTCCGCCCTGCTCGAATGGAACCTCCAGGATCCTCCGGATGAATTTGAGATGAACCGCAACAATGTCATTTACGCCTGGCAAAAAAACCGTAACCCATTCATTGATCATCCTGGATTTGCCCAGCTGATCTGGGGCGGAGAAAACGCAAGTCCTCTGAAGATCAGCGATATTCAGGCTTACCCGGAGATACCCGAAGAGAACCGCGAGGTGATCATCAGCGCGGATATCTCGGGCAGTTCCCAGCCCATCACGGCTACACTCTGCTGGGGACTTTCGCGCTATGAGCTGAACAACACCCTTCCTATGGAGATCATCGCCGGTCATTATCTCGGGGAAATCACAGGCCAGCTGGAGAATACACGTATCTTTTACCGAATCGAAGCTTCAGATGGCACCTTCCAGACCACATCGGTCACCTATGTCATCCAGGTCCAAAATAAATTTTCAGGGGCATTGACCAGCATCTACGCCATTCAGGGACAGCAGAATGAGTCACCTTTTCTGGACCAGCAGGTGACCACCACCGGTATTGTCACGGCGACGTTTGGAGAATATTATTATCTTCAGCAGGGCTCCGGACCCTGGTCGGGAATACGCGTCTGGGATCCCAGCCGTTACCAGAATCCGGGTGACAGCATCATCATTACCGGTACCATCACCGAATTCCAGGGCGTTACGGAAATTCGCGATGTTGTTTCTCATTACCCGGTCAAGTGTGGTATCAAGGTGCCTGATCCCGTCACTGTCACCTGTAATGAAATAGAGGAAGCCCTGGAAGGAATGGTGATCACGGTTCATAAAGCCGAATGTACCGACGCGGATTATTTTCTGAATGATTGGATGTGGACCGTTCACGACGGCACCGGTTACCTTTTGGTCTATAATACGGCCATTTTCGAGTATCAACCCCTGGAGGGTGAACAATATACCGTGACAGGACCGGTCAATTCTTCAGGGAGTTCCTGGTTCATCGAACTGAGGTCCGACAGGGATGTGTTGCACACTATGGATGTTACTCCACCTGCAGTTGAGCTGGTGGAGGTGATCAATGCCTCAACCCTCCGGATCCTGTTTTCTGAAACACCTGAAAAGCTTTCGGCCGAATCCGAATCGAATTATGCGGTCACGAACGGTGTCAGCATCCTGGATGCCAATCAGCAGACAAATATGAAACGCAACGTCTACCTCAACGTTTCAAACCTGCAAACCGGATCCTATGAACTTACCGTGCGCAATATTGAGGATTTGAGTGGAAATAGAATGGAGACTTCCACCCATAAGTTTTCTGTCACCAGTGGATTGGAGGATGAGGAACATTTTACCCATCTTTCAGCCTGGCCCGACGCAGCTGGCAGAAAGATCAACCTGGAGTGGAATGAAAACAGGTCCGCTCCGATTACCTATTGGTTGACCGACCTCAGTGGCCGGGTCGTTTTTTCGGGCACAAAAGCGCTGGCACCCGGGATCAATGTACTGAATGATTCTTCTTCTGACCTTCAAAAGGGGTGTTATTTGTTTTGCATCTGCCTGGAAGGGAAGTACAGAACCTGGAAAATGATGTTCTTTTGA
- a CDS encoding DUF5689 domain-containing protein, whose protein sequence is MTRTNRRLHGIIVLLIIALTGCVKQEFDTPPIDQIPVGELVTIGDLYQLYQDEGTYTFTDDRSLYAVVTMDETSGNIYRSAFIQDATGGINLHLLESGGLRVGDSIRVYLKNCILSTYNNLHQIDNVDNDSNIIILANQQYLTPERVNISQIQAGGYEAHLVTLDSVQFMQTELGKTYADAEASANRMLEDCNGNSLIVRTSNYATFATDEVPGGNGNIIGIISKYGADYQLYIRTTSEVTLEGERCEGGGGGGVEPVDEINETFSSATPDVDIILDKWLNINELGNRKWQAKEYDGNVYAQASGYNSGLAEMVTWLITPPVRIQGAKVLSFTSAKAYWEHQTDDGLTVWISSDFDGSNASSAHWTELEARIAKENDPDHEFIPSGNIDLSSYTGIYYIGFRYRGSTTESTSFRIDDVVVNSSGAGGGVTSINEDFETQSNDVDIALSGWLNEATVGSRLWRGKEFDSNLYAQATSFNSNEENECWLITPPIDLDAMNNPKLTFESAQAYWTHDCLSVWISTNFNGVNIVGATWVELNPILAGQTDPEHAWIFSGVLDLSAYSGTAHIGFKYNGNGNTGQTSSYRIDNVQLYDE, encoded by the coding sequence ATGACAAGGACGAACAGACGTTTGCATGGTATCATCGTTTTACTCATCATCGCCCTTACGGGTTGTGTCAAACAGGAATTCGATACGCCTCCGATCGATCAGATCCCGGTAGGTGAACTGGTAACCATCGGGGATCTTTATCAGTTGTATCAGGACGAGGGCACCTACACTTTTACCGATGACCGGTCATTGTACGCGGTGGTCACGATGGATGAGACCTCAGGGAACATCTATCGAAGCGCGTTCATACAGGACGCTACGGGCGGCATCAATCTTCACCTTCTGGAATCAGGTGGCCTGCGCGTGGGTGACTCCATCCGTGTCTATCTGAAGAACTGCATCCTCTCCACCTACAATAACCTTCATCAGATCGACAATGTTGACAATGATTCCAATATCATCATCCTGGCCAATCAACAGTACCTCACACCCGAACGGGTGAACATAAGCCAGATCCAGGCCGGGGGCTACGAGGCTCACCTGGTCACGCTCGACAGCGTTCAATTCATGCAGACCGAGCTTGGGAAAACCTATGCAGATGCTGAGGCTTCCGCCAACCGCATGCTTGAGGATTGCAACGGCAACTCGCTGATCGTCAGAACCAGCAATTACGCCACCTTTGCCACTGACGAAGTGCCCGGGGGAAATGGAAACATCATCGGGATCATCAGCAAATATGGCGCTGATTATCAGCTTTACATCCGCACGACCTCTGAAGTGACACTGGAGGGTGAACGGTGCGAAGGAGGCGGAGGGGGAGGTGTTGAACCCGTTGACGAAATCAACGAAACCTTCAGCAGTGCCACCCCTGATGTGGATATTATTCTTGATAAGTGGCTGAATATCAATGAATTAGGTAACAGAAAGTGGCAGGCCAAGGAATATGACGGGAATGTTTACGCCCAGGCATCGGGTTACAACTCCGGATTGGCGGAAATGGTTACCTGGCTGATCACTCCACCCGTCAGGATACAGGGTGCCAAAGTCCTCTCGTTTACAAGCGCAAAGGCCTACTGGGAACATCAGACCGATGATGGGCTCACCGTTTGGATCTCCTCTGACTTTGATGGTTCGAATGCATCTTCAGCTCACTGGACGGAATTGGAGGCCCGTATAGCTAAGGAGAATGATCCTGATCATGAATTCATTCCATCCGGAAATATTGACCTTTCCTCTTATACAGGCATTTACTACATCGGATTCAGGTACCGCGGCAGTACCACGGAATCAACCAGCTTCCGGATCGATGACGTGGTTGTCAATTCCAGCGGTGCGGGAGGTGGCGTCACATCCATCAACGAAGATTTTGAGACACAGTCGAACGATGTGGATATCGCCCTGTCGGGCTGGCTGAACGAAGCAACCGTTGGCAGCAGGCTCTGGCGCGGGAAGGAATTTGACAGCAATCTCTATGCACAGGCTACCTCTTTCAATTCAAACGAGGAAAACGAGTGCTGGCTCATCACTCCTCCCATTGACCTGGATGCAATGAACAATCCAAAACTCACCTTCGAAAGCGCCCAGGCATACTGGACACACGATTGTTTGTCCGTCTGGATCTCAACGAATTTCAACGGTGTCAATATTGTCGGTGCAACGTGGGTGGAATTAAATCCAATTCTGGCCGGACAGACTGATCCGGAGCATGCCTGGATCTTTTCGGGCGTGCTCGACCTGTCGGCCTATTCCGGTACAGCACATATCGGATTTAAGTACAATGGAAACGGTAACACAGGACAAACTTCTTCCTACCGTATCGACAATGTTCAGCTTTATGATGAATAA
- a CDS encoding Plug domain-containing protein: MIQNRLIILFISGLLSAVAYGQVDTVQVNERMINTLPTVTLSQSELDGYDQGQDISGLLQSSRDIFASTAGYTFGSARFRMRGYDTENTQVMINGVLMNDMETGRAFWSSWGGLNDAFRSQENYLGLSTNDFGFGGIGGLTYLDVRASQFSRGVKATYSLTNQSYRNRIMVIASTGKMKNGWAVTVSGSRRWSKEGYVEGTFYDAWSYFLSVEKELSPSHSIGFVGFGAPVKRGQNGLSVQEANDLAGTNYYNPYWGYQNGEKRNSRVSNYHQPMLMLNHYWTFDPDTKLTSALSYSFGRGGSSALNWTEAGDPRPDYYRNLPSYYRDLGDQEQADLLTDLWENNDAYRQIDWDAFYFANSKFLYTVSDADGITGNAVTGNRSKFIIEDRRSDRSQVEFTSRLQKKFSDHLVFTTGINLNGYKGFHFNVVNDLLGGDFWLDVDKYADQDPMIITDESQSDLRHPNRVVGEGDRYSHDYTANVNTGTLFAQGNFSYARFDFFISGTASYTSFWRTGNMQNGHFPDDSYGDSEKQQFGNFGVKSGLTFKINGRNYLVASAAYLTRAPYFWNSYVSLRTRDHVVPDLKSEQILSGEASYFLRTNRAKGRLTLYYSALNDQTWSRSFYHEDLNTFVNYQMTNVDEIHAGFEMGAEVNLTTALSLTAVFGMGEFYYSSRPDATISEDNSSRVLSNRKVYLKNYYVGGMPQTIASGGLKYSSSRYWWVGCNVNYFGDTYLEINPDRRTREAVTNLTEDDVRLEQLLSQEKLPNGYTIDLYGGKSWKIRNYYIGLNLSLNNLLNATDLATGGYEQFRYDPDNISKFPPRYFYLFGRTFFINLTFRI; the protein is encoded by the coding sequence ATGATACAAAACCGGTTGATCATCCTGTTCATCTCCGGGCTGCTGTCAGCTGTTGCCTACGGTCAGGTGGACACGGTTCAGGTGAATGAGAGGATGATAAATACACTACCGACGGTAACACTTTCCCAGTCAGAACTGGATGGTTATGACCAGGGCCAGGATATATCGGGATTACTGCAGTCCTCAAGGGATATTTTTGCTTCCACGGCAGGCTATACCTTTGGCTCAGCGCGGTTTCGGATGCGCGGGTACGACACGGAGAATACCCAGGTGATGATCAATGGCGTTCTGATGAACGATATGGAAACGGGCCGTGCTTTCTGGTCATCCTGGGGTGGATTGAATGACGCCTTCAGAAGCCAGGAAAACTACCTGGGATTATCAACGAATGATTTCGGCTTCGGAGGGATTGGCGGCCTGACTTACCTTGACGTTCGCGCATCCCAGTTCAGCCGCGGTGTAAAGGCTACTTATTCACTGACCAACCAGTCGTACAGGAACCGGATCATGGTGATCGCCTCGACCGGAAAGATGAAGAATGGATGGGCAGTTACGGTCTCCGGCTCCCGGAGATGGTCAAAGGAGGGATATGTGGAGGGCACATTCTACGATGCCTGGTCCTATTTTCTCAGTGTTGAAAAGGAGCTCTCCCCATCTCACAGTATAGGGTTCGTGGGTTTTGGCGCACCTGTCAAACGCGGTCAGAATGGACTGTCGGTTCAGGAAGCCAATGACCTCGCCGGTACCAATTATTATAACCCGTACTGGGGTTATCAGAACGGGGAAAAACGAAACAGCCGTGTCTCCAATTATCATCAGCCCATGCTGATGCTGAACCACTACTGGACGTTCGACCCGGACACAAAACTGACATCTGCGCTGTCCTATTCTTTTGGAAGAGGCGGAAGTTCAGCCCTGAACTGGACGGAAGCAGGCGATCCCCGGCCGGATTATTACCGGAACTTACCCAGCTACTACCGTGATCTGGGAGACCAGGAACAGGCCGATCTGCTTACTGACCTGTGGGAAAACAACGATGCGTACCGGCAGATCGACTGGGATGCGTTCTATTTCGCCAACAGCAAGTTTCTCTATACGGTCAGTGATGCCGATGGAATCACCGGTAATGCGGTGACCGGTAACCGGTCGAAATTCATCATCGAGGATCGCCGCAGCGACAGGAGTCAGGTCGAATTTACCTCACGCCTTCAGAAAAAATTCAGTGACCATCTTGTTTTCACGACGGGTATCAATCTCAACGGATACAAGGGATTCCACTTCAACGTCGTAAATGATCTGCTTGGAGGTGATTTCTGGCTCGATGTTGATAAATACGCTGACCAGGATCCCATGATCATCACCGATGAGTCGCAGAGTGATCTTCGCCATCCCAACAGGGTCGTTGGAGAAGGCGACCGGTACTCGCACGATTATACGGCCAATGTAAATACCGGAACCCTGTTTGCACAGGGTAACTTTTCCTATGCCCGTTTTGATTTCTTCATTTCCGGAACGGCTTCCTATACATCCTTCTGGCGGACAGGCAACATGCAGAACGGACATTTTCCGGACGATTCGTACGGTGATTCTGAAAAGCAGCAATTTGGCAACTTCGGGGTGAAATCCGGCCTGACGTTCAAGATCAACGGAAGGAATTATCTAGTTGCCAGTGCAGCCTACCTGACCCGGGCACCCTATTTCTGGAATTCCTATGTCTCACTGAGAACCAGGGATCATGTGGTGCCGGATCTCAAAAGCGAACAGATCCTCTCGGGTGAAGCCAGCTATTTTCTCAGGACGAACAGGGCAAAGGGAAGGCTGACGCTCTATTATTCGGCCCTGAACGATCAAACCTGGTCGAGAAGCTTCTATCACGAAGACCTGAACACGTTTGTCAACTATCAGATGACCAATGTAGATGAGATCCATGCCGGATTCGAAATGGGTGCGGAGGTCAACCTCACCACGGCGCTTTCGCTGACCGCAGTCTTTGGAATGGGTGAGTTCTATTACTCATCCCGCCCGGATGCAACCATTTCAGAGGATAATAGTTCACGGGTGCTATCGAACCGAAAGGTGTATCTGAAAAATTATTACGTCGGTGGAATGCCGCAAACGATTGCCTCCGGCGGGTTGAAGTACAGCTCCTCGCGTTACTGGTGGGTCGGTTGCAACGTAAATTACTTCGGGGATACCTATCTGGAGATCAATCCTGATCGCAGGACCCGGGAAGCGGTCACCAACCTGACAGAAGACGATGTGCGCCTGGAACAGCTGCTTTCGCAGGAAAAATTACCGAACGGTTATACGATTGACCTCTATGGAGGCAAATCCTGGAAGATCAGGAACTATTACATTGGCCTCAATCTCAGCTTGAATAACCTCCTGAATGCAACCGATCTGGCAACCGGAGGTTATGAGCAATTCAGGTATGATCCTGACAACATTTCCAAATTTCCACCAAGGTATTTTTACCTCTTTGGAAGGACATTCTTTATTAATTTGACATTCAGAATATAA
- a CDS encoding endonuclease/exonuclease/phosphatase family protein: MLVLTIDSFSQEDKRYRLGCVAFYNLENLFDTVNDPSINDEEFLPEGRNRWDGKRYADKLERLSSVIARIGTDLNPDGPAVLGVSEIENRAVLEDLVQTESLKNRDYQIVHFQSPDRRGIDVGLLYQPKYFRLIHAASHRLVIPGEPNYRTRDQLVVSGTFDGDTLYCIVCHWPSRSSGEKVTLPYRIAAAGLSRSIVDSILTDSPEARIILMGDLNDNPVNKSVVKILGSTPDKELAVGQTLYNPMTYLYRKGIGSTAWRDSWSLFDQMIVSPSLIRGDLNSYRFYTVRIFNERFLAQSEGEYKGYPYRTFGGGVYLGGYSDHFPVYLFLYKEAR; the protein is encoded by the coding sequence TTGCTGGTACTGACAATTGATTCCTTTTCCCAGGAAGATAAAAGATACCGGCTGGGCTGTGTTGCATTTTATAATCTCGAGAATTTATTCGACACGGTCAATGACCCATCCATCAATGATGAAGAGTTTCTCCCCGAAGGAAGGAACCGGTGGGATGGCAAACGATATGCCGATAAGCTGGAACGATTGTCTTCTGTCATCGCACGCATTGGAACCGATCTGAATCCGGATGGTCCTGCAGTGCTGGGTGTTTCGGAGATTGAGAACCGGGCAGTTCTTGAGGACCTTGTGCAGACTGAATCACTGAAAAACAGGGATTATCAGATCGTTCATTTCCAATCGCCTGACCGGCGCGGTATTGATGTGGGCTTACTGTACCAGCCTAAATATTTTCGGCTCATCCATGCTGCAAGTCACCGGCTTGTCATCCCCGGTGAACCGAATTACCGGACCAGGGACCAGCTGGTGGTCTCGGGTACCTTTGACGGTGATACACTGTATTGTATCGTCTGTCACTGGCCATCCAGGAGCAGCGGCGAAAAAGTGACGCTTCCCTACCGGATTGCAGCGGCAGGTCTTAGCCGGTCGATCGTTGATTCCATTCTTACCGATTCACCTGAGGCCAGGATCATCCTGATGGGTGACCTGAATGATAATCCTGTCAACAAAAGCGTGGTAAAAATACTTGGCAGTACGCCGGACAAGGAACTGGCAGTCGGCCAAACCCTGTACAATCCAATGACCTATCTTTACCGGAAAGGCATCGGCTCCACTGCCTGGAGAGATTCCTGGAGCCTGTTCGACCAGATGATCGTTTCCCCGTCGCTTATCCGCGGCGACTTGAATTCCTACCGCTTTTACACGGTAAGGATCTTCAACGAACGATTTCTTGCCCAATCAGAAGGTGAATACAAAGGATATCCCTACCGGACCTTCGGTGGCGGAGTTTATCTCGGTGGTTACAGCGATCACTTTCCGGTGTATCTGTTCCTGTATAAAGAAGCCCGTTGA